Genomic window (Paenibacillus sp. 37):
GTATCGTTAACGCAGCTGCCGATATGGATATGGAATTGTCCCGGTTCAACGACAGGTTTCAAATCACGACCAATATACTGCAGTTGCTCGGCTCCGATTCGGAATTCCACGGTCTGTGTCTCTCCAGGCTCCAAGTTAACTTTTGCAAACCCCTTCAGTTCCTTGGCGGGACGAGTCAGTGAGCTGACCACGTCAGAGATATACATCTGTACAACTTCTGCACCTGCATAACGGCCGGTGTTGGCCACATTCACCGATACCTTAACTGAATCATCAGTTGTCATGGACGAAGAACTCAGTTTCGGTTCGCTGTACTCATATGTGGTATAACTCAGTCCGTATCCAAATGCATAACGTGGCTCCAAATCCTCTTCGAGGTAACGCTTGCCTCGGGAACGTTTGCCGTTATAATAGATCGGTAATTGGCCGACATGCTTTGGAATGGAGATCGTCAATTTGCCTGACGGATTCACATCACCGAATAGAATATCTGCAATGGCACGACCGCCCTCTTGACCCGGATACCACGCCTCCAGAATTGCATCGGCATGTTCATCGACCCAAGGTTCAGTGATCGGACGACCATTAATGTAAACAACGATAAGCTTCTTGCCGAGCTTGTGAATCTCCTGAATGAGTTCCAGCTGTACTCCGGCAAGACCCAACGTCATCCGGTCGATGCCTTCGCCGCACTCCATATCGTTCCATGAGTTATCCGATACATTGGAAGCGCCCGTCTTCAGATCGATCGTTCCTTCTCCAAAGTCACGTGCACTGGAGCCGCCAACCACCATAATGACCGTATCCGCCTGGCTGGCAATTTCGATGGCACGCTCAAATCCTCCTTTTGAATCACCTTTAATCCGACAGCCCGGTGCATAAAGAATCTGATCTGTACTGCTGTCACCAGTCAAAGGACCAACAGAACTCTTCTCCGTTTGCCCATTCACATGATTAGCCAGCTTACTGCGAATCCCATCCAGTACCGTTGCCACTTTGGACTTCGGTTGCGGAGATGTGTAATCGCCCAGTTGATTGTAAGCTTGGTCTGCATTAGGACCAATAACGGCAATCTGTCCCACATCTGCTATCGATAGAGGTAACGTGTCAGCCTCATTTTTGAGAAGTACAACCCCTTCCGCCGCCAACTGCCGTGCCAGTTGAACATGCGCTTCACTGCCAATCACTTCCGCTGCCCGATCGGCATCCACATAAGGCTGTTCGAATAAACCCAGTCTGAACTTCAACGCCAGCACGCGAGAGACAGCCTGATCCAGAACCTGCACATCAAGCTTGCCTTCTGCCACCGCCTGCACCAGATATTGCCCAAACATCTCACCGGACATTTCCATATCGATGCCTGCCTCAATTGCCTGTACGGAAGCTTCCATTCCATCTGCCGCGACATCATGCCCACTTGCCAGCATGTTGATCGCACCACAATCTGTAATGACCAGACCGTCAAAGCCCCAATCCTTACGCAAAACATCTTCCAGCAATTCTGTATTCACGGTGCAAGGCGTGCCATCAATTTCGTTGTATGCTGGCATGATCGACGCAGCGCCAGCTTCCACCGCTTTACGGAATGGATAGAGATCCACTTCCAGCAGTTCACGCCAGCCCATATGTACAGGCCCTGCATTACGTCCACCTTCCGAGCTGCCATAACCAACAAAGTGTTTCAGCGTTGCCGCTACTGTATCTCCACCGTCAAGACTTCCACCCTGAAGTCCTTCTACGGAAGCAACTGCCAGCTCTCCAATGAGAAACGGATCTTCACCAAAACATTCCTCGGTACGTCCCCAGCGCGGATCACGCACAACATCCAGTACCGGAGAATAGGTGACCGCACCGCCTTGAGCACGTGTCTCCCGCGCTACTGCCTGGCACATCTCCCGATACAGATCCACATTCCAGGTGCTCCCCAACAAGAGGGGAACAGGATAGACCGTTCCGTCAATGGCCATATGACCATGCGAGCACTCCTCCCCAATCAGAATGGGAATCCCCAGTCTGGAATGTTCTATCACATAACGTTGAATCAGATTGACCGCCTCAGCGCCTTCTCTGGCCGATAGTCCATTTTCCAGCGTGACGCCAGTCCATGGATCTGCCCGAAGCGCACCGTAAAGCGAACCGATGCCCCCATTTTCCACTTGCTGCTTAAAGGATTCGTTTAACATGATGTTCCCTTGATCATTCGTATAGGTCTGCCAGCCAAATGGCTGCGTAAGTTGACCTACCTTTTCTTCCGTAGTCATCAGGCTCAGCAGGTGTTGCACCCGTTCCTCTACGGATTTCCTTTGATCCTTATAAGTCATCACTCTACATCTCTCCAATCCTATAACGTGATCCGGTTATTCTTTGACCGCACCCACCGTCAGACCCTGTACGAAATAACGCTGGAAGAACGGATAAGCGAATATAATTGGCAACGTAGCAAGCACAACCATCGCCATTCGGGACGTATCCTGCGGAATGGACTGCATGGCTGCCAGACTCATCGAACTGTTAGCAGAGTTCTGCTGGATAAACTGGATACTCGACTCAATCCGCATTAACATGGATTGCAGCGGTACCAGATTCGGATTATCGATGTATAATAGCGCATTGAACCAATCATTCCAGTAACCGAGTGTACTGAACAACCCGATGGTTGCCAGTCCCGGCAAGGAGAGTGGAATCACGATTTTCATAAAGGTATAGAACTCACCGGCACCATCAATTTTCGCAGATTCAATGACTGCATCCGGCACACTGGTGGAGTAGAATGTACGCAGGATCATAATATAGAAGGCATTCATCGCCAGCGGCAGAATCAGTGCCCATAACGTATCTTTCAATCCAAGCAGCTGGGATACAACCATATAGGTTGGAATCATCCCGCCGTTAAACAACATGGTCAGAATCGCAAAGATGGAGAAAAATCTCCGATATCTGA
Coding sequences:
- a CDS encoding glycoside hydrolase family 3 N-terminal domain-containing protein, giving the protein MTYKDQRKSVEERVQHLLSLMTTEEKVGQLTQPFGWQTYTNDQGNIMLNESFKQQVENGGIGSLYGALRADPWTGVTLENGLSAREGAEAVNLIQRYVIEHSRLGIPILIGEECSHGHMAIDGTVYPVPLLLGSTWNVDLYREMCQAVARETRAQGGAVTYSPVLDVVRDPRWGRTEECFGEDPFLIGELAVASVEGLQGGSLDGGDTVAATLKHFVGYGSSEGGRNAGPVHMGWRELLEVDLYPFRKAVEAGAASIMPAYNEIDGTPCTVNTELLEDVLRKDWGFDGLVITDCGAINMLASGHDVAADGMEASVQAIEAGIDMEMSGEMFGQYLVQAVAEGKLDVQVLDQAVSRVLALKFRLGLFEQPYVDADRAAEVIGSEAHVQLARQLAAEGVVLLKNEADTLPLSIADVGQIAVIGPNADQAYNQLGDYTSPQPKSKVATVLDGIRSKLANHVNGQTEKSSVGPLTGDSSTDQILYAPGCRIKGDSKGGFERAIEIASQADTVIMVVGGSSARDFGEGTIDLKTGASNVSDNSWNDMECGEGIDRMTLGLAGVQLELIQEIHKLGKKLIVVYINGRPITEPWVDEHADAILEAWYPGQEGGRAIADILFGDVNPSGKLTISIPKHVGQLPIYYNGKRSRGKRYLEEDLEPRYAFGYGLSYTTYEYSEPKLSSSSMTTDDSVKVSVNVANTGRYAGAEVVQMYISDVVSSLTRPAKELKGFAKVNLEPGETQTVEFRIGAEQLQYIGRDLKPVVEPGQFHIHIGSCVNDTQMAELTVREA
- a CDS encoding carbohydrate ABC transporter permease; translated protein: MAQAGLVKKRDFHHVSSGWNVIMNIIAGLFALICVFPFIFVVIISFTDEKALARDGYRLIPAEWSLAAYQFVWQSGDTLLRAYGVTILVTVLGTIISLILMSLYAYAISRKSFRYRRFFSIFAILTMLFNGGMIPTYMVVSQLLGLKDTLWALILPLAMNAFYIMILRTFYSTSVPDAVIESAKIDGAGEFYTFMKIVIPLSLPGLATIGLFSTLGYWNDWFNALLYIDNPNLVPLQSMLMRIESSIQFIQQNSANSSMSLAAMQSIPQDTSRMAMVVLATLPIIFAYPFFQRYFVQGLTVGAVKE